Within Ralstonia pickettii DTP0602, the genomic segment TGGCCCTTCCCGACCTATTTTGCCGGCATGCACCAGTATGAGTCCATGCAGTCCGACCTGGCTGACAACCTGCGCCGGATGGCCGAGCTGAACCTCGAGTTCGCCCGTTCCATGTTCGACGAGCTGCGGCTCGATGCCCTGGGCGTGATCATCTTGCAGGACCCGGAGGAGTTGTACGCGCGCGAGATCGCCAGCGAGCTGCCTCTGCTCGGCGGACCGCTGCGCTACGTCTCGGCCATGATGGAACTGATGGCGCGGGCGCAGCAGAAATGGATCGATGGCTGGGGCCACCTGCTGATGCGGGGACAATTTGCTGACTGGACGGTCGGTCGGGATGGCGTGACCGATGTGCCGTCCTGGTCGATCCGCGAGACGCCGCGACCGCAGCCCTCCGGGGAGTAAGCCGGCCCGGGCCAGTCACGCCGTCACGACAATCTTCCCGCAAGGCCGCAGCGCCCCTGACGCGAGCCCGTCCAGGATATAGGCCTTGTCAGTGCCGTATCCGGCACTGAAGCTCGACCTGGCCTTCAGCGACCGCTTCTCCGATCCGGTCGAGGATGGCCACACCCCCTCTACCGGCGGTCGGGGCAGCGGCGCCCATCGCTGTTCCCCCGTCCCGACCACCCGCCGCTGACGCTCATCCCGTCCAACCGGCTACGGCTGGACGACAACCGGCCCGCGCAGCCCGGTATCATTCATGCCGATGAGAACGCGAACCCAATATGCCAGCGCCCGAGCCAGGCGCCGAACCGGCACGGCACGCCACCATGCGGGCCCCAACGTCCCCACCGGGATGCCCCGCGGCGCCAGCGCATAGGCCCATCGCTCCAGGACGCGCCCGTCTCCATGCCTTCCTACCCCCTGGTTCTCCTGCTCACCATTGCTGTCATCTGCAGCATTGGCATGGTCGTTGCCACCTGGACGCGGCGCGACGATCCCACCATCCAGGCCTTCCTGGTGCTGGCCGGCGGCGTGGTGATCTGGAGCGGCGGCCGCCTGCTGGAAATCAGCTCGACCGACCTGCCCGGCCGGATCCTGTGGTCCAAGGCGCAGTACCTGGGCATCGTGGCCGTGCCGATCGGCTGGCTGGTGGCGATGGTGCACCTGAGCCGCCCGCGCTACGTGGTGCCGTGGTCCAGGCTGTGGCTGCCGGTGCTGGCCGCGGTGGTGACGGTGGTGCTGGTGTTCACCAACGAACGCCACCACCTGATCTGGCAGCGCATCACGCTGATGCCGCCCGGGGTCGCGCCCGGCGCCGTGTTCGAGCATGGCCCGGGCTATGTGGTGGTGGCGGCGTGGTCGTATGCGCTGCTCGGGCTGAGCCTGTATTTCCTGGTCACGGCGGAAGTGCCCAACGACGCGCTGTCGCGCCGGGGCCGCGCCATCCTGGCCGCCGGCCTGGCGTTGCCGCTGCTTACGCATGTCGCTTACCTGAAGCGCTGGACCGGCCCGCTCGGCGGCGACCTGACGCCGGCGACGTTTTCGCTGATGGCGGTGCTGGTGTGGTTCTGCGCGCTGCGCACCCACCTCGACGATATTGGCCACTATGCGCGGCTGCGCGTGTTCGGTGCGCTGCGCGAAGGCTGCGTGATCGTCGACAGCCGGGGCGCGGTGGTCGAATTCAACCCGGCCGCCGCGCAGTTGTGGCCCGCGCTGCACCGCGGCAGCGCCGTGCCGGCCGGCTGGCAAGGCGCGCTGGAGCGCTCGCTTGCCGCCGCGGATAACAGCGCCGCCCAGCCCTTCGTGCCGCCGGGCGCGCCCTTCGAACTGACGGTGGAAAGCGTCGCCAGGCTGGACGGCAGGCAGATCGGCAGCCTGGTGTTCATGCGCGATATCAGCCGGTTCCAGTCGCGCGAACTGGCCCTGACCGCGCGGCTCGGGCAGACCGAGGAACAGTTGTCGCAGGTGCAGGCCGACCTCGATATCGACGCGCTCACCGGCATCCCCAACCGGCGCTACTTCCAGCGCGAGTCGCTCGCGGCGGTGACGCGCGCGTTCGATCGCAACCAGGCGCTGGGCTTGCTGATTCTCGACGTGGACCTGTTCAAGCAGTACAACGATCTGCACGGCCATGTGGCCGGCGACGACTGCCTGCGCCAGATCGCCACGGCCCTGACCCGGACGCTGGCGCGCCCGCAGTTCTGCGCCCGGCTCGGCGGCGAGGAATTCGCGGCGCTGCTGCCCGACGCCTCGGGCGAGGAAACCCGGGCCGTCGCGCGCCGCATGGTGGAGGCCGTGCGCGACCTCGGCATCGCGCACAACGGCACGCCGGTCCAGCCCGTGGTGACCATCAGCGTCGGCGCGGTGTGCACGGTGCCCGAAGCGCCGCGCCTGGAGCCGCTGCTGCACCGTGCCGACAGCGCGATGTATCGCGCCAAGCGCGCGGGCCGCAACCGCTTCCTGCTGGACGGGGACGCGTAGCGCGCCGCTACGCGCCGCCTGCCGCCAGCGCCCCCTGCAATGCCACCAGGCGCGCCGCCGCCCGGCTGACCCACGCCGGCCGCGGCGCGGCATCGAGCCAGTACTTGACCTCCAGCCCCAGCGCCGTATCGCCGCTGATCACCAGCTTGCGCTGGAAAAACAGCGTATCGGTATCCGCCTCGCCGCCCAGCAGCCGCAGGTAGTCCACCGCGCAGGCGCGCAGCGTCAGCGCGGGCGCCGGTCCTTCGGCCGCGGCCGTATGGAAGCGCCCGCCTTCGCAACGGAACGGCACCTCCAGGCCAAGGTCCTGCACCGTCAGCAGGAAGGCATGCCCGTCCAGCGCCGCGGGCGGCTCCAGCCAGCCGGCACGGCGCGCCAGTTCCAGCGCCGCCACCAGCGGCAGCGCGCGCGCCCGCGCGGGCATGCGCCGATGCACGCCGGCCATCACCTTGTGCAATGCGTTCATGCCCGCGCCTCCCAGGCGATGCCGGCGCTGCCATGCCAGTAGCCATTGCAGGGCTGCGCGCCGGCCGGGACGATGCCACTGGGGGCAGGCGCCTGCACGCCGGCACGGATCGCGGCAAGCTGCCGCACCACCTCCAGCGTGCCGGTCGAATGCGGGCTGACGCGCAGCATCTGCACGCCCATCGCGGCCATGGCCAGCGCCTCGCCGCACAGGTCCAGGCAGGTGGCGCTCTGCGTCTGCACGCCGTTGAGCGTGAAGAATGCCTGCCCTTCGCCGGTGGCGGCCACCAGGCCGTCGGGGTAGTCCATGCAGCGGAACTCGCAGCTGTCCTTGCGCAGCCGATGGTGGCGCGCGGTGAAGCACCGCGCCGAGAAGGCCAGCGGCATGCGGCCCCAGACCAGGGCTTCGACACGCATGCCCTCGGGCCGGGCCGCGGCCAGCGCGCCAAGCGTACGGCCGTCCATCTCCACCGGCGCGACGCAGCCCACCGCGCCCAGGCTTGCCAGCCACGCCAGCGTATCGGCGTGATAGGCGTTCAGGTGCGGGCCGCCGACAAAGGGCCGCCCACCCATGCTGCGCACCGCGCCCAGGTCGTTGGCCTCGACCAGGTAGTCGTGCTGCGCGCAGGCGCGGCGCATCCAGGCGATATCGGTGTCGGACTCCACCAGCACCGGGGTGGACAGCACCACCTCCTTGCCGGCGTCGCGCAGCATCTGCGCGAGCGCCAGCCAGTCGGCATGGCGCAGTTCATGGCGGCGGGTGCAGACCGTTTCGCCGAGGTAGACGCGCTGCACCGGCGCATCGGCGACGGCGGCGTAGAACTGCAGCACTTGCTCGCGCGGCCAGTAGTACAGCAGCGGGCCCAGCGCGATGCCGAAGTCCGGCAACGCGGTGTCGGTGTCGGTGTCGGTGTCGGTGTCGGGCATGGGAAACTCCATCGTGGCCGGCATGGCCATATCAACGCAAATCGGTTCCATCGACATCACCGCCACGGCCGGTCGTAGGCGCCCTGCGTCACCTGGTCGCCCTCGGCATGGCGGCCGAGCGTGCTCTGCCATTCCTGGCGCGGCGCAAAGCGTGCCGGGTCGGCACAGGCGGCGTCGATGGCCGCGCGCAGCACGCCGACCACGTCGCCCACATAGCGCGGGCTGCGCTGGCGGCCTTCGATCTTGATCGCGGCAATGCCCATGTCGATCAGCGACGGCAGCAGCGACAGCGCGTTGAGGCTGGTCGGCTCTTCCAGCACGTAGCCGCGCTCGCTCTCGACGTCGAAGCGCCCCTTGCACAGCGTCGGATAGCCGGCGGGCTCGCCTGGCGCGTAGCTGTCGATCAGGATGCCCGACAGCCGCGCGTGCATGGTGCCGTCCTGCTCAGTCCAGCGCACCGCGTGCGCGGGCGAGCAGACACCCTTGTTGTTGGGCGAATCCCCGGTGGCGTAGGACGACAGCAGGCAGCGCCCCTCCGCCATCACGCACAGGCTGCCAAAGCCGAACACCTCCAGCTCCACGCTGGTCTGGCGCGCCAGCTTGCCGATCTGCGCCAGCGACAGCACCCGCGGCAGCACCACGCGGCGGATATTGAAGCGCTCGCGCATCAGCTCGATGGCATCGGCGTGCGTGGCCGAGCCCTGCACCGACAGGTGCAGGCGCAGCCCGGGATGGCGCTCGCAGGCATAACCCATCAGGCCGGCGTCGGCCATGATGACCGCGTCGGCGCCAAGGTCCGCGGCCGCGTCCACGGCGCGGTGCCACTGCGGCACTGCGCCCATCTGCGCAAAGGTGTTGATGGCGAACAGCACTTCGGCGCCGCGCGCATGGGCTTCGGCAACGCCGGTGCGGATGTCGGCCTCGGTGAAGTTCAGGCCGCCGAAATTGCGTGCGTTGGTGGCGTCGCGCAGGCCCAGGTAGACCGCGTCGGCGCCGTGCTGCAGCGCCATGCGCAGCGCAGCGAGCGAACCGGCGGGCGCGACCAGCTGGGGCCGGCGCGGCGCGGTTGCGCCGTCGGGCAAGGCTGGGGAAGCAGGTGTCATGGGTGATGGCGCCGACGATGGCGCAGGAGGCAGGACAGCGGCCGATGCTAGCCAAGCGTTCGCGACAGGGGCTTGATCGCGCGCAAACCGGCACCAACGCGCGGCACCAACGCGCACACGGCGCACGCGGACCTATGCCGGTCGGCGTAGGCCGATGGCAGGGCACGCCCGTGCGCTTGACCTGCGGCAAACGCGGACCCCTGGCGCTGTGCCACGCTTCCGCAATCACCCCCATCGCGCCAGGCCGCATGCCGGCCCCGCGCGCACCACCTTTCCGGAGAGCGTTAATGAATGAACACTGGCTCAAGCTGGCCGGCCGCCGCCTGTTGCCCATCGTGCAGGGCGGCATGGGCATCGGCATCTCCGCGCACCGGCTGGCCGGCACGGTCGCGCGCGAGAACGGCGTTGGCACCATTGCCAGCATCGACCTGCGCCACCACCATCCCGACCTGGTCGAACGCACCAGCGGCCCGCGCTGCACCCGCGACAAGGCCAACATCGAGGCCGCCAACCTGGAGGCCCTCGACCGCGAGATCCGCGCCGCGCGCAGGCTGTCCGAAGGCCGTGGCCTGATCGCGGTCAACGTGATGAAGGCGGTGGGCTCGCATGCCGCACTGGTGCGCCAGTCGTGCGAAAGCGGCGCCGATGCCATCGTCATGGGCGCCGGCCTGCCGCTGGACCTGCCCGAGCTGACCGCCGGCCACCCCAAGGTGGCGCTGATCCCGATCCTGTCAGAGTCGCGCGGCATCGGCCTGGTGCTGCGCCGCTGGATGAAAAAGGGCCGCCTGCCCGATGCCATCGTGATCGAACACCCGGCGCATGCCGGCGGCCACCTCGGTGCGGCCACCATCCAGGACCTGTCCGAGCCGCGCTTCTCCTTCTCGCGCGTGCTGGCCGAGTGCCGCGAGTTGTTCCAAACGCTCGGGCTGGCGTGGGACAGCATTCCGCTGATCCTGGCCGGCGGCATCGACAGCCACGCCAAGGTGCGCCACTGGCTGAA encodes:
- a CDS encoding diguanylate cyclase, whose protein sequence is MPSYPLVLLLTIAVICSIGMVVATWTRRDDPTIQAFLVLAGGVVIWSGGRLLEISSTDLPGRILWSKAQYLGIVAVPIGWLVAMVHLSRPRYVVPWSRLWLPVLAAVVTVVLVFTNERHHLIWQRITLMPPGVAPGAVFEHGPGYVVVAAWSYALLGLSLYFLVTAEVPNDALSRRGRAILAAGLALPLLTHVAYLKRWTGPLGGDLTPATFSLMAVLVWFCALRTHLDDIGHYARLRVFGALREGCVIVDSRGAVVEFNPAAAQLWPALHRGSAVPAGWQGALERSLAAADNSAAQPFVPPGAPFELTVESVARLDGRQIGSLVFMRDISRFQSRELALTARLGQTEEQLSQVQADLDIDALTGIPNRRYFQRESLAAVTRAFDRNQALGLLILDVDLFKQYNDLHGHVAGDDCLRQIATALTRTLARPQFCARLGGEEFAALLPDASGEETRAVARRMVEAVRDLGIAHNGTPVQPVVTISVGAVCTVPEAPRLEPLLHRADSAMYRAKRAGRNRFLLDGDA
- a CDS encoding lipid carrier protein, translated to MNALHKVMAGVHRRMPARARALPLVAALELARRAGWLEPPAALDGHAFLLTVQDLGLEVPFRCEGGRFHTAAAEGPAPALTLRACAVDYLRLLGGEADTDTLFFQRKLVISGDTALGLEVKYWLDAAPRPAWVSRAAARLVALQGALAAGGA
- a CDS encoding protease (K01423: E3.4.-.-; [EC:3.4.-.-]) — encoded protein: MEPICVDMAMPATMEFPMPDTDTDTDTDTALPDFGIALGPLLYYWPREQVLQFYAAVADAPVQRVYLGETVCTRRHELRHADWLALAQMLRDAGKEVVLSTPVLVESDTDIAWMRRACAQHDYLVEANDLGAVRSMGGRPFVGGPHLNAYHADTLAWLASLGAVGCVAPVEMDGRTLGALAAARPEGMRVEALVWGRMPLAFSARCFTARHHRLRKDSCEFRCMDYPDGLVAATGEGQAFFTLNGVQTQSATCLDLCGEALAMAAMGVQMLRVSPHSTGTLEVVRQLAAIRAGVQAPAPSGIVPAGAQPCNGYWHGSAGIAWEARA
- a CDS encoding protease (K08303: K08303; putative protease [EC:3.4.-.-]); this encodes MPDGATAPRRPQLVAPAGSLAALRMALQHGADAVYLGLRDATNARNFGGLNFTEADIRTGVAEAHARGAEVLFAINTFAQMGAVPQWHRAVDAAADLGADAVIMADAGLMGYACERHPGLRLHLSVQGSATHADAIELMRERFNIRRVVLPRVLSLAQIGKLARQTSVELEVFGFGSLCVMAEGRCLLSSYATGDSPNNKGVCSPAHAVRWTEQDGTMHARLSGILIDSYAPGEPAGYPTLCKGRFDVESERGYVLEEPTSLNALSLLPSLIDMGIAAIKIEGRQRSPRYVGDVVGVLRAAIDAACADPARFAPRQEWQSTLGRHAEGDQVTQGAYDRPWR
- a CDS encoding 2-nitropropane dioxygenase (K00459: E1.13.12.16; nitronate monooxygenase [EC:1.13.12.16]), whose amino-acid sequence is MNEHWLKLAGRRLLPIVQGGMGIGISAHRLAGTVARENGVGTIASIDLRHHHPDLVERTSGPRCTRDKANIEAANLEALDREIRAARRLSEGRGLIAVNVMKAVGSHAALVRQSCESGADAIVMGAGLPLDLPELTAGHPKVALIPILSESRGIGLVLRRWMKKGRLPDAIVIEHPAHAGGHLGAATIQDLSEPRFSFSRVLAECRELFQTLGLAWDSIPLILAGGIDSHAKVRHWLNEGAAAVQLGTAFAVTEECDAHPAFKQVLATARPETLREFTSVAGLPARAVLTPWLARYLSSEARLQRRAKVRECLEGFDCLQTCGLRDGIARIGQFCIDLKLAQAVRGDVERGLFFRGRGALPFGEAIRPVAELMHYLLTGEKPAALAPAAQA